From Enterococcus mundtii, the proteins below share one genomic window:
- the gyrA gene encoding DNA gyrase subunit A — MSEEIRENIHDVNLTSEMKDSFIDYAMSVIVARALPDVRDGLKPVHRRILYGMNELGVTPDKAHKKSARIVGDVMGKYHPHGDSAIYESMVRMAQPFSYRYMLVDGHGNFGSVDGDGAAAMRYTEARMSKIATEMLRDINKNTVDFQSNYDDTEKEPVVLPARFPNLLVNGTTGIAVGMATNIPPHNLTEVVAAIDLLMENPDVTTNELMEVLPGPDFPTGGLVMGKSGIRRAYETGKGSITVRAKVEITEMPNGKERILVTELPYMVNKAKLIERISELHRDKRIEGITDLRDESSREGMRIVIDVRRDASASVILNNLYKLTSLQNSFGFNMLAIEKGVPKVLSLKQILENYIEHQREVITRRTVFEKDKAEARAHILEGLRIALDHIDEIIAIIRGSKSDEEAKNAMIERFDLSDRQSQAILDMRLRRLTGLEREKIENEYQELLKLIEDLADILARPERVTEIIQTELAELSQRFGDKRRTELLVGEVLSLEDEDLIEEEEIVITLTNNGYIKRLANNEFRAQRRGGRGIQGMGVHNDDFVKNLVSCSTHDTLLFFTNNGKVYRAKGYEIPEYGRTAKGIPIINLLGIDSSEKIQAIIAVTGEAEEGHYLFFTTRQGTVKRTTVTAFANIRSNGLIAIGLKENDELVNVLLTDGKSNIIIGTHDGYSVTFAEDAVRDMGRTASGVRGVRLREDDYVVGAALMNEDHEVLIITEKGYGKRTKVSEYPVKGRGGKGIKTANITEKNGPLAGLTTVTGEEDIMLITDKGVIIRFNVSTVSQTGRATLGVRLIKMEAETKVVTMAAVEPEPAEETTVEAETVDVETDHTEE, encoded by the coding sequence ATGAGTGAAGAAATCAGAGAAAACATCCATGATGTCAATCTAACTAGCGAAATGAAAGACTCCTTCATAGATTACGCCATGAGTGTCATTGTCGCTCGGGCTTTACCAGATGTTAGAGATGGATTAAAACCAGTTCACCGCCGTATTTTATACGGGATGAATGAGCTAGGTGTCACACCAGACAAAGCACACAAGAAATCAGCCAGAATCGTGGGGGACGTTATGGGTAAATACCATCCCCATGGTGATAGTGCGATCTATGAGTCAATGGTTCGGATGGCGCAACCTTTTAGCTATCGCTACATGTTAGTAGATGGTCATGGAAACTTTGGGTCAGTTGATGGAGATGGCGCAGCTGCGATGCGTTATACTGAAGCCAGAATGAGTAAAATCGCGACAGAAATGTTACGTGATATCAATAAAAATACGGTTGATTTCCAAAGCAACTACGATGATACGGAAAAAGAACCAGTTGTCTTACCGGCACGTTTTCCTAACTTGCTAGTCAATGGTACGACAGGGATCGCAGTCGGAATGGCGACGAATATCCCGCCACATAATCTGACAGAAGTTGTAGCAGCGATTGATCTATTGATGGAAAATCCAGATGTGACAACCAATGAATTGATGGAAGTCTTACCTGGGCCTGATTTTCCTACAGGCGGATTAGTCATGGGGAAATCCGGCATTCGTCGAGCGTATGAAACAGGAAAAGGTTCAATCACTGTTCGAGCAAAAGTAGAAATCACGGAAATGCCAAATGGAAAAGAGCGGATCTTAGTCACTGAATTGCCATACATGGTCAATAAAGCGAAATTGATTGAGCGAATTTCAGAATTGCACCGTGACAAACGAATTGAAGGTATCACGGATCTAAGAGATGAATCTTCTCGTGAAGGAATGCGTATCGTGATCGATGTGCGTCGTGACGCGAGTGCCTCTGTTATTTTGAACAATCTCTACAAATTGACATCCTTACAAAACTCATTTGGTTTCAATATGTTAGCGATCGAAAAAGGCGTACCGAAAGTTCTAAGCTTGAAGCAGATCCTTGAAAATTATATCGAACACCAACGCGAAGTTATTACACGTCGTACGGTCTTTGAAAAGGATAAAGCAGAAGCAAGAGCACATATCTTAGAAGGACTACGAATCGCCTTAGATCATATTGATGAAATCATTGCGATCATTCGTGGGTCCAAATCAGATGAGGAAGCGAAAAACGCGATGATCGAACGCTTCGATCTTTCTGACCGTCAATCGCAAGCAATCTTAGATATGCGTTTGCGCCGTTTGACTGGTTTGGAAAGAGAAAAAATCGAAAATGAATACCAAGAATTATTGAAACTCATTGAAGATTTAGCTGATATTCTTGCTCGACCTGAACGGGTAACAGAAATCATCCAAACCGAACTTGCTGAATTGAGTCAACGATTTGGCGACAAACGTCGTACAGAATTACTGGTCGGTGAAGTCTTGAGTTTAGAAGACGAAGATTTAATCGAAGAAGAAGAAATCGTGATCACATTGACGAATAATGGCTATATCAAACGTTTAGCCAACAACGAATTCCGCGCACAACGTCGTGGGGGTCGAGGCATCCAAGGAATGGGTGTTCATAACGATGATTTCGTGAAAAATCTTGTTTCTTGCTCCACACATGATACATTGCTGTTCTTTACCAATAACGGAAAAGTGTATCGTGCGAAAGGATACGAGATCCCAGAGTACGGACGTACAGCAAAAGGTATTCCGATCATCAACTTACTTGGCATTGATTCAAGTGAGAAGATCCAAGCAATCATCGCAGTAACTGGTGAAGCAGAGGAAGGACATTACTTGTTCTTTACTACGCGACAAGGAACAGTCAAACGTACGACTGTCACTGCTTTTGCCAATATCCGTAGCAATGGGTTGATTGCGATTGGTTTGAAAGAAAATGATGAATTGGTCAACGTCTTATTGACTGATGGCAAATCAAACATCATTATTGGTACACACGATGGATATTCTGTGACTTTTGCAGAAGATGCCGTTCGTGATATGGGACGTACAGCCTCTGGGGTTCGTGGGGTTCGTTTGAGAGAAGACGATTACGTCGTTGGAGCAGCCTTGATGAATGAGGATCATGAAGTCTTGATCATCACAGAAAAAGGTTATGGAAAACGTACCAAGGTTTCTGAGTACCCTGTCAAAGGACGTGGGGGTAAAGGGATCAAAACTGCGAATATCACTGAGAAAAATGGTCCATTAGCTGGATTGACGACGGTGACAGGCGAAGAAGATATTATGTTGATCACAGACAAAGGTGTCATCATCCGCTTCAACGTTTCAACGGTTTCTCAGACAGGTCGGGCAACGCTAGGCGTGCGCTTGATCAAGATGGAAGCAGAAACGAAAGTGGTGACCATGGCAGCAGTAGAACCAGAACCTGCGGAAGAAACGACTGTCGAAGCAGAGACAGTTGATGTGGAAACAGATCATACAGAAGAATAG
- the rpsR gene encoding 30S ribosomal protein S18: MAQQRRGGRKRRKVDYIAANHIEYIDYKDIELLKRFISERGKILPRRVTGTGAKNQRKITIAIKRARIMGLLPFVGEE; the protein is encoded by the coding sequence ATGGCACAACAAAGAAGAGGCGGACGTAAACGTCGTAAAGTAGACTACATCGCTGCTAACCATATTGAATATATCGATTATAAAGATATCGAATTACTAAAAAGATTTATCTCAGAACGCGGTAAAATTTTGCCACGTCGTGTAACAGGTACAGGCGCTAAAAACCAACGTAAAATTACGATTGCAATCAAACGCGCACGTATCATGGGATTACTACCATTCGTTGGCGAAGAATAA
- the recF gene encoding DNA replication/repair protein RecF (All proteins in this family for which functions are known are DNA-binding proteins that assist the filamentation of RecA onto DNA for the initiation of recombination or recombinational repair.) translates to MRLNKLHLKNYRNYQELQIDFSKNLVIFLGENAQGKTNLLESIYVLAMTRSHRTNSEQELIGWNDEQSMIQGEITRGTSKIPLEIQLSKKGRKTKINHIEQKKLSSYVGQLNVILFAPEDLSLVKGSPQIRRKFLDMELGQINPIYLYDLVQYQAVLKQRNQYLKQLNEKKQTDLLYLDILSEQLAEFGSKVLKARAQFIKRLEYWANSLHQQITHQREQLAIEYVTALSSLDTMTVQEIQSQFLTLLEQNKKKDLFRGTTTVGPHRDDLSFFVNEKNVQNFGSQGQQRTTALSVKLAEIDLIKEETGEYPILLLDDVMSELDDQRQLHLLETIEGKVQTFLTTTSLDHVKNKMTVEPEIFYVQQGEIKGE, encoded by the coding sequence ATGAGGCTGAATAAGCTGCACCTCAAAAATTATCGAAACTATCAAGAATTGCAAATTGATTTTTCCAAAAACCTCGTGATTTTTTTAGGAGAAAATGCCCAAGGAAAAACGAATCTTTTGGAAAGTATTTATGTGCTTGCAATGACAAGAAGTCATCGTACAAATAGTGAACAAGAGTTGATTGGATGGAACGATGAGCAGTCGATGATCCAAGGGGAGATCACCAGAGGAACCTCTAAGATTCCGTTAGAGATCCAACTGTCTAAAAAAGGACGAAAAACAAAGATCAATCATATCGAACAAAAGAAGTTGAGTAGTTATGTTGGACAATTGAATGTCATTTTATTTGCTCCTGAAGATCTTTCTTTAGTGAAAGGAAGCCCACAGATCCGACGCAAATTTTTAGATATGGAATTAGGTCAGATCAATCCAATCTATCTTTACGATCTTGTCCAATATCAAGCAGTCCTAAAGCAGAGAAATCAATATTTGAAGCAATTGAATGAGAAAAAACAAACGGATTTACTTTATCTTGATATTTTATCTGAACAACTAGCAGAATTTGGTAGCAAAGTACTAAAGGCAAGAGCGCAGTTTATCAAGCGTTTAGAATATTGGGCAAATTCTTTACATCAACAAATCACGCATCAAAGAGAACAGTTGGCAATCGAATATGTGACCGCCCTCTCTTCTTTAGACACTATGACAGTTCAAGAGATCCAGTCACAATTTTTAACGTTGCTCGAACAAAACAAAAAGAAAGATCTCTTTCGAGGGACAACGACTGTAGGTCCCCATCGAGATGACCTTTCTTTTTTTGTCAATGAAAAAAACGTGCAAAATTTTGGTTCTCAAGGTCAACAGCGAACAACGGCATTAAGTGTCAAATTAGCAGAGATCGATTTGATCAAAGAAGAAACAGGCGAGTATCCGATCCTATTACTGGATGATGTAATGAGTGAGTTAGACGACCAACGTCAACTCCATTTACTTGAAACGATTGAAGGGAAAGTACAGACATTCTTAACTACTACCTCTCTAGATCACGTTAAAAATAAAATGACTGTTGAACCTGAGATTTTTTATGTTCAGCAGGGAGAAATAAAAGGAGAATAA
- the dnaN gene encoding DNA polymerase III subunit beta, with amino-acid sequence MKVTLNRATFMQELQTVQRAISSKTTIPILTGVKITLNQEGLTLTGSNADISIETFLSVENEKAQMQIEATGAIVLQARFFSEIIRRLPEETFTLEVLENKQVAITSGKANFLVNGLDADNYPHLPVVESHNQMKLPVHVLTKLINETVFAVSQHESRPILTGVHFILKDNSLLAVATDSHRLSQRVIPIEQSADQFDIVIPGKSLTELSRSLTNEEEIVEISIMENQVLFKTENMYFYSRLLEGNYPDTNRLIPSSFNTEVEFSVPSFLAAIERASLLSHEGRNNIVRLSIQPDSVVLYGNSPEIGKVEESLNYTTSTGDPLDISFNPDYMKAALRAFGDMSIKVKFISAIRPFTLEPTEDGVQFIQLITPVRTN; translated from the coding sequence ATGAAAGTAACCTTAAACCGCGCAACATTTATGCAAGAATTGCAAACTGTTCAGCGTGCGATTTCAAGTAAAACGACAATTCCTATTTTGACAGGGGTTAAAATCACCCTTAATCAAGAAGGACTGACTTTAACAGGTAGTAATGCAGATATTTCAATTGAGACGTTTCTATCTGTTGAAAATGAAAAAGCGCAAATGCAAATTGAAGCAACAGGAGCCATTGTTCTACAAGCTCGCTTCTTCAGTGAAATCATTCGTCGATTGCCCGAAGAAACCTTTACGCTAGAAGTGTTAGAAAACAAACAAGTGGCCATTACTTCAGGGAAAGCGAATTTCTTAGTGAATGGGTTAGATGCGGATAATTACCCTCATCTTCCTGTTGTAGAGAGTCACAACCAGATGAAATTGCCTGTACATGTATTGACCAAATTGATCAATGAAACAGTGTTTGCTGTTTCTCAACATGAAAGTCGCCCAATCCTTACAGGTGTTCATTTCATTTTGAAAGACAACTCTTTATTAGCAGTAGCAACTGACTCACATCGTTTGAGTCAACGAGTGATCCCGATCGAACAATCAGCTGATCAATTCGATATCGTGATTCCTGGAAAAAGTTTGACTGAATTATCACGTTCATTGACAAATGAAGAAGAAATCGTAGAAATCAGTATTATGGAAAACCAAGTATTGTTCAAAACTGAAAATATGTATTTTTATTCACGCTTATTAGAAGGGAATTATCCCGATACGAATCGTTTGATTCCTTCAAGTTTCAATACCGAAGTTGAATTTTCTGTCCCAAGCTTTTTAGCAGCGATCGAGCGTGCCTCTTTGCTCTCACATGAAGGACGCAACAATATCGTTCGTTTGTCGATCCAGCCTGATTCTGTTGTTCTATACGGTAATTCTCCTGAAATCGGAAAAGTAGAAGAAAGCTTGAACTATACGACTAGCACCGGTGATCCGCTGGATATTTCCTTTAATCCGGACTATATGAAAGCTGCTTTGCGTGCATTTGGCGATATGAGTATCAAAGTAAAATTCATTTCTGCCATTCGTCCATTTACGTTAGAACCAACGGAAGATGGGGTACAATTCATCCAATTGATCACTCCAGTACGCACAAACTAA
- the rplI gene encoding 50S ribosomal protein L9 encodes MKVIFLQDVKGKGKKGDVKEVPTGYAQNYLIKNNLAKEANKSSISQLEGQKKAQEKQEAEILEEAKKLKEFLEKEETVVELKAKAGEDSRLFGSIPSKQIAEGLNKQYKVKLDKRKIELNNPIRTLGYTNVPVKLHHEVTATIKVHVVSE; translated from the coding sequence ATGAAAGTCATTTTCTTACAAGATGTTAAAGGCAAAGGCAAAAAAGGCGATGTCAAGGAAGTTCCTACAGGCTATGCGCAAAATTATTTGATCAAAAACAATCTGGCAAAAGAAGCAAATAAAAGCAGTATCAGTCAGTTAGAAGGACAGAAAAAAGCCCAAGAAAAGCAAGAAGCAGAAATTCTTGAAGAAGCCAAAAAATTAAAAGAGTTTCTTGAAAAAGAAGAAACAGTCGTGGAATTAAAAGCCAAAGCAGGAGAAGATAGCCGTTTGTTTGGCTCGATTCCATCAAAACAAATCGCTGAAGGCTTGAATAAGCAATACAAAGTAAAATTAGACAAACGTAAAATCGAGTTGAATAACCCAATTCGTACGCTAGGCTATACTAACGTACCTGTGAAACTACACCATGAAGTAACTGCAACGATCAAGGTACACGTTGTCTCTGAATAA
- a CDS encoding DHH family phosphoesterase, translating to MDKEKIKVSPSPLLILLLILAEVLVVLLMPFRLISALFILIVNLFCIRYGLKMKRWLTLRNRDKIQQASTVAESNLNYVSEIMPVGIISYQPATQTIDWLNPFALNVKDQSSLLEADLLETFFSAKEKKKNQVYLADKTFQFELDTVKGVVYFIDVTQNQLLKIHQVNSQPIIGILSIDNYADTVDKLDEKEVSYLNSFITTLISDWMNEYHVFFKRINSERFFFFGQMSDLKKMMDKKFDLLDRLRAEAERQNHPLTLSMGIAYGQKTLEEIGSEAQNNLDIALVRGGDQVVVKEVREGAKPTYYGGKSATTIKRTRVRSRAMSTALRKIFDETGDVFIMGHRFPDMDAIGSAVGVSCLARFNQKKAYIVIDEKEIIPDVERCLTEIHKEPELEMQLITPERAMELKKAKDLLVMVDYHKPSLSISQSLYEQFDKIVIIDHHRRGEEFPSKPLLTYIESSASSASELVTELIQYQSSRTNRISRLEATLLLAGMTVDTNNFNVRTTARTFDVASYLKTCSADASLVQYLLSSDLATYLEISHLIAHNEQVTEDIVVAAGTDEKEYNSVIAAKTADTLLSMVNINGAFVITKRTDGLVGISARSTGTINVQLIMESLGGGGHFTNAATQLENVTVEEAKQQLLAAIQENMNQLYKKE from the coding sequence ATGGATAAAGAAAAAATAAAAGTAAGCCCGAGCCCTCTGCTCATTCTTTTATTGATCCTTGCAGAAGTTTTGGTTGTATTATTGATGCCATTTCGATTGATCAGTGCGTTGTTCATCCTGATCGTGAATCTATTTTGTATTCGTTATGGTTTAAAGATGAAACGGTGGTTGACTCTAAGGAATCGTGACAAGATCCAACAAGCTTCCACAGTTGCGGAATCCAATTTGAATTATGTTTCTGAGATCATGCCAGTCGGAATCATCTCTTACCAACCAGCGACACAAACCATTGATTGGCTGAATCCTTTCGCATTGAATGTGAAAGACCAAAGCTCTTTATTGGAAGCAGACTTGTTAGAAACTTTTTTTTCAGCAAAAGAAAAAAAGAAAAATCAAGTCTATTTAGCTGACAAAACGTTTCAATTTGAATTGGATACGGTGAAAGGGGTCGTTTACTTTATTGACGTGACCCAGAACCAATTACTGAAGATCCATCAAGTGAATAGCCAGCCAATCATCGGGATTCTTTCAATCGATAACTATGCAGATACGGTCGATAAATTGGATGAAAAAGAAGTTTCTTATTTGAACTCCTTCATTACGACACTGATTTCTGACTGGATGAATGAATATCATGTGTTTTTTAAACGAATCAATTCAGAGCGCTTTTTCTTTTTTGGACAGATGAGTGACTTAAAGAAAATGATGGATAAGAAATTTGATCTTTTAGATCGCTTACGAGCAGAAGCTGAAAGACAAAACCATCCGTTGACACTTAGTATGGGCATCGCCTATGGGCAAAAGACCCTCGAAGAAATCGGTAGTGAAGCTCAAAATAATTTAGATATTGCCTTGGTTCGTGGTGGTGATCAAGTTGTAGTGAAAGAAGTTCGCGAAGGAGCGAAACCCACTTATTACGGGGGAAAATCAGCGACGACGATCAAACGTACGCGCGTTCGTTCACGGGCGATGAGTACTGCTTTACGCAAAATTTTTGATGAAACAGGCGATGTATTTATTATGGGGCATCGCTTCCCTGATATGGACGCCATTGGTTCAGCCGTTGGAGTCAGTTGTCTGGCACGCTTCAATCAGAAAAAAGCCTATATCGTCATCGATGAAAAAGAGATCATTCCAGATGTGGAACGCTGTTTAACAGAAATCCATAAAGAACCAGAGTTGGAGATGCAATTGATTACGCCAGAGCGTGCAATGGAGCTTAAGAAAGCCAAAGACTTACTCGTAATGGTCGATTACCATAAACCATCGCTATCGATCTCTCAGAGCCTTTACGAGCAATTTGATAAGATCGTGATCATTGACCATCATCGTCGAGGCGAAGAGTTTCCAAGCAAACCGCTTTTAACCTATATTGAATCATCTGCGTCTTCTGCTTCTGAGTTGGTCACAGAATTGATCCAATATCAAAGTAGCCGAACCAATCGGATCAGTCGTTTAGAGGCGACATTGTTGTTAGCTGGCATGACCGTTGATACAAATAACTTCAACGTGCGAACGACAGCACGTACGTTTGATGTTGCAAGCTATTTAAAGACTTGTAGTGCGGACGCATCCTTAGTACAATATTTATTGAGCTCTGATTTAGCCACTTATTTAGAAATCAGCCACTTGATCGCCCACAATGAACAAGTGACAGAGGATATTGTGGTGGCAGCAGGGACGGATGAAAAAGAGTATAATAGTGTTATTGCAGCAAAAACAGCAGATACGTTGCTCTCAATGGTCAATATCAACGGCGCTTTCGTCATTACGAAACGGACGGATGGCTTAGTTGGTATCAGTGCCCGCAGCACAGGAACGATCAATGTCCAATTGATCATGGAATCCCTAGGTGGTGGCGGACATTTCACCAATGCGGCAACACAACTGGAAAATGTGACTGTAGAAGAAGCAAAACAACAACTGCTCGCTGCTATCCAAGAAAATATGAATCAATTATATAAAAAGGAGTAG
- the ssb gene encoding single-stranded DNA-binding protein, which yields MINNVVLVGRLTKDPDLRYTSSGTAVATFTLAVNRNFTSQNGNREADFINCVIWRKSAETLANYAHKGTLLGVTGRIQTRSYDNQQGQRVYVTEVVAENFQLLESRAASENRQQSGGYQDTGQSTNNFGGNGGNNNYNQTSQSSNGMPDFDRDSSDPFGSSSTIDISDDDLPF from the coding sequence TTGATTAATAACGTTGTACTAGTTGGACGTCTGACAAAAGATCCAGATTTACGATATACATCAAGTGGCACTGCTGTAGCAACGTTCACTTTAGCTGTCAATCGTAACTTCACGAGCCAAAACGGCAACCGTGAGGCGGATTTTATTAATTGTGTGATTTGGCGAAAATCAGCAGAAACACTAGCAAACTATGCACATAAAGGAACTCTTTTAGGTGTAACTGGTCGTATTCAAACGCGTTCTTATGATAATCAACAAGGACAACGTGTGTACGTAACAGAAGTAGTTGCTGAAAACTTCCAATTATTGGAAAGTCGTGCAGCATCTGAAAACCGTCAACAAAGCGGTGGCTACCAAGACACTGGTCAATCGACAAATAATTTTGGCGGAAACGGCGGAAACAATAACTATAATCAAACATCTCAATCATCCAACGGTATGCCTGATTTTGATCGTGATTCTTCTGATCCATTTGGATCAAGCTCAACGATCGACATTTCAGACGATGATTTACCATTCTAA
- the rpsF gene encoding 30S ribosomal protein S6 — protein sequence MENTKYEIMYIIRPNIDEEAKTALIERFDSILKDNGAEVIESKDWEKRRLAYEMNGYREGIYHIVKVSSPSSADAINEFDRLAKINDDIVRHMIVKEEA from the coding sequence ATGGAAAACACGAAATATGAAATCATGTATATTATTCGTCCAAACATTGATGAAGAAGCAAAAACTGCTTTAATCGAACGTTTCGATTCAATCTTGAAAGATAACGGAGCTGAAGTTATCGAATCAAAAGATTGGGAAAAACGCCGTTTAGCATACGAAATGAACGGTTACCGTGAAGGTATCTATCACATCGTTAAAGTATCTTCTCCATCATCAGCAGATGCAATCAACGAGTTTGATCGTCTTGCTAAAATCAATGACGATATCGTTCGTCACATGATCGTAAAAGAAGAAGCTTAA
- the yaaA gene encoding S4 domain-containing protein YaaA: protein MKQQVILKTEFMTLGQMLKEVTVIGSGGQAKWYLAENTVLVDGEPENRRGRKLYPGMMIEVPEAGTFFMVKKGNNDNEAE from the coding sequence GTGAAACAACAAGTCATTCTAAAAACTGAGTTTATGACGTTGGGTCAAATGCTGAAAGAAGTCACAGTCATCGGCAGTGGTGGACAAGCAAAATGGTATTTAGCAGAAAACACGGTTTTGGTTGATGGCGAGCCAGAAAATCGTCGTGGACGAAAGCTTTATCCCGGTATGATGATCGAAGTTCCAGAAGCAGGAACTTTTTTTATGGTAAAAAAAGGGAATAACGATAATGAGGCTGAATAA
- the gyrB gene encoding DNA topoisomerase (ATP-hydrolyzing) subunit B, with protein sequence MTEERSLVERAKEYDASQIQVLEGLEAVRKRPGMYIGSTSSEGLHHLVWEIVDNSIDEVLAGFATKIQVIIEEDNSITVIDDGRGIPVDIQAKTGRPAVETVFTVLHAGGKFGGGGYKVSGGLHGVGSSVVNALSTLLDVKVYKDGKIYYQEYRRGAVVDDLKVIGDTDLSGTTVHFIPDPEIFTETTTFDFNKLATRIRELAFLNRGMKISIEDRREEKPVVKEYHYDGGIKSYVEYLNASKTVIFPEPVYLEGEQQEITVEVSMQYTDGYHSNIMSFANNIHTYEGGTHESGFKTALTRVINDYARKQKLMKENDDNLTGEDVREGLTAVISIKHPDPQFEGQTKTKLGNSEVRTVTDRLFSEHFMKFLLENPSVGRQIIEKGLLASRARLAAKRAREVTRRKGALEISNLPGKLADCSSNDPEKSELFIVEGDSAGGSAKQGRSREFQAILPIRGKILNVEKASMDKILANEEIRSLFTAMGTGFGEDFDVSKARYHKLVIMTDADVDGAHIRTLLLTLFYRYMRPIVEAGYVYIAQPPLYGVKQGKKITYVQPGKNAEEELRKVIESLPATPKPSVQRYKGLGEMDDHQLWETTMDPSKRMMARVSVDDAIAADEVFEMLMGDRVEPRRAFIEENAHYVKNLDI encoded by the coding sequence ATGACAGAAGAAAGAAGTTTAGTCGAGCGCGCAAAAGAATATGATGCCAGTCAGATTCAAGTGCTTGAAGGTCTTGAAGCCGTTCGGAAACGTCCGGGGATGTACATTGGTTCAACAAGTTCAGAAGGACTTCACCACTTAGTATGGGAAATCGTCGATAATTCGATCGATGAAGTCTTGGCAGGATTTGCGACAAAGATCCAAGTCATCATTGAGGAAGACAACAGTATCACTGTCATCGATGATGGTCGTGGGATTCCGGTCGATATCCAAGCGAAGACCGGTCGTCCAGCTGTAGAAACAGTTTTTACTGTCTTGCATGCGGGTGGTAAATTTGGCGGAGGCGGCTACAAAGTATCCGGTGGTCTTCATGGGGTTGGTTCGTCCGTTGTGAATGCACTATCGACACTATTAGATGTCAAAGTGTACAAAGATGGTAAGATCTATTACCAAGAATATCGTCGTGGGGCGGTAGTCGATGATTTGAAAGTCATCGGTGACACTGATTTAAGTGGAACGACCGTTCACTTCATCCCAGACCCAGAAATTTTTACAGAAACGACAACTTTCGACTTTAATAAATTAGCGACTCGTATTCGTGAGCTGGCTTTCTTGAATCGTGGGATGAAAATCTCAATTGAAGATCGTCGCGAAGAAAAGCCTGTCGTGAAAGAATACCATTATGACGGTGGAATCAAAAGCTACGTCGAATATTTAAATGCGAGCAAAACAGTGATTTTCCCAGAACCTGTTTATTTAGAAGGGGAACAACAAGAAATCACTGTCGAAGTTTCGATGCAATATACAGACGGTTATCATTCTAATATCATGAGTTTTGCCAACAATATCCATACGTATGAAGGCGGAACACATGAATCAGGATTTAAGACAGCTTTGACACGGGTCATCAATGATTATGCACGCAAGCAAAAATTGATGAAAGAAAATGATGATAATTTGACAGGTGAAGATGTGCGTGAAGGCTTGACAGCAGTCATTTCGATCAAGCATCCAGATCCTCAGTTTGAAGGACAAACGAAAACAAAATTAGGAAACTCAGAAGTACGTACGGTCACTGATCGTTTGTTCAGTGAGCATTTCATGAAATTCTTATTGGAAAACCCAAGTGTGGGCCGTCAGATTATCGAAAAAGGACTACTTGCCTCTAGAGCCCGCTTAGCGGCTAAACGCGCGCGTGAAGTGACGCGGAGAAAAGGGGCATTGGAAATCAGTAATCTACCTGGTAAATTAGCCGATTGTTCCAGCAATGATCCTGAAAAAAGCGAATTGTTCATCGTCGAAGGAGATTCAGCTGGTGGTTCAGCAAAACAAGGACGAAGCCGTGAATTTCAAGCGATTTTACCGATCCGTGGGAAAATCTTGAACGTTGAAAAAGCAAGTATGGATAAAATTTTAGCCAACGAAGAAATTCGCTCACTGTTTACAGCGATGGGTACAGGGTTTGGTGAAGATTTCGACGTGTCCAAAGCACGTTACCATAAATTAGTCATCATGACCGATGCCGATGTCGATGGTGCCCACATTCGTACGTTGCTATTGACGCTCTTTTATCGTTATATGCGCCCAATCGTGGAAGCTGGTTATGTTTATATCGCGCAACCACCGCTATATGGCGTTAAACAAGGAAAGAAAATCACGTATGTCCAACCAGGGAAAAATGCCGAAGAAGAGTTGAGAAAAGTCATCGAATCACTACCAGCAACACCAAAACCAAGTGTTCAACGATACAAAGGGCTTGGTGAGATGGATGATCATCAACTATGGGAAACTACGATGGACCCAAGCAAACGTATGATGGCTCGTGTCAGTGTAGATGATGCGATTGCTGCCGATGAAGTGTTTGAAATGTTGATGGGTGATCGAGTGGAACCTCGTCGGGCATTCATTGAAGAAAATGCTCACTATGTTAAAAATCTAGATATTTAA